In Candidatus Binataceae bacterium, one DNA window encodes the following:
- a CDS encoding LLM class flavin-dependent oxidoreductase — translation MKLSVLDQSPVPAGSTPADALRNSLELARLTDRLGYERYWIAEHHAISALASPAPEILITRVAAETSGIRVGSGGVMLPHYSPLKVAETFRMLHALYPGRVDLGVGRAPGGTPLDTFALQRYRGQQLSSDDFPQQLLELLAFLNRDFPAKHPFSRLTVSPDMPGCPEVWLLGSSLWSAAAAARFGLRYAFAHFIDSNPTRAALEHYFAHFTPSKDLAAPYGMVSPGVVCAETDAEAERLLTSARLFRRRIRQGDVRPIPTPEEAIAELGASPGPPSADLGDWPRYFAGTPERVRDQLIDMAGVLHVEELIIVTVVHDHRARMRSYELLAEAFNLAPRAA, via the coding sequence GCCTCGGTTACGAGCGCTACTGGATCGCCGAGCATCACGCGATCAGCGCGCTTGCAAGTCCGGCGCCGGAAATCCTCATCACGCGCGTCGCGGCTGAAACGTCAGGCATCCGGGTCGGCTCGGGCGGCGTGATGCTGCCGCATTACAGCCCGCTCAAGGTCGCGGAAACTTTCCGCATGCTCCATGCGCTTTACCCGGGCCGCGTCGACCTGGGCGTCGGGCGCGCGCCCGGCGGCACCCCGCTCGACACCTTCGCGCTCCAGCGCTATCGCGGCCAGCAGCTATCGAGCGACGATTTCCCGCAGCAATTGCTCGAGCTGCTCGCCTTCCTGAACCGCGATTTTCCCGCCAAGCATCCGTTCAGCCGGCTGACCGTCTCGCCCGACATGCCGGGATGCCCGGAGGTCTGGCTGCTCGGCTCCAGCCTGTGGAGTGCAGCGGCGGCGGCGCGATTCGGGTTGCGCTACGCGTTCGCGCATTTTATCGATTCCAACCCGACCCGCGCCGCGCTGGAGCACTATTTCGCACATTTTACCCCGTCTAAGGACTTGGCGGCGCCGTATGGGATGGTTTCGCCGGGCGTCGTTTGCGCCGAAACCGACGCGGAAGCGGAGCGTTTGCTCACCAGCGCGCGTCTTTTCCGCCGCCGCATCCGCCAGGGCGACGTGCGTCCGATTCCGACCCCCGAAGAGGCGATCGCAGAGCTGGGAGCGTCGCCCGGACCGCCTTCGGCCGACCTTGGCGACTGGCCGCGCTACTTCGCCGGCACACCAGAGCGGGTCCGCGACCAGCTGATCGACATGGCTGGCGTGCTCCACGTCGAGGAACTCATTATTGTCACCGTCGTGCATGACCATCGCGCCCGTATGCGCTCGTACGAGTTGCTTGCCGAAGCTTTCAATCTCGCTCCGCGCGCGGCATAG
- a CDS encoding SDR family oxidoreductase, with translation MSSAGKIAIVTGAGTGIGKQAALALLREGYSVVLAGRRREKLEATAAENTVAGSRALIVPADVGDPASVKALFAKTKETFGRLDLLFNNAGVGAPGIPLEDLTYEQWKSVVDINLTGAFLCTQEAFRIMKSQEPRGGRIINNGSISAHAPRPNSAPYTATKHGMTGLTKTTSLDGRKYDIACGQIDIGNAATEMTARMKHGVPQANGALEIEPTFDAGQVARAVVYMASLPLDANVLFMTVMATKMPLVGRG, from the coding sequence ATGAGCTCAGCCGGCAAAATCGCTATCGTAACCGGCGCGGGAACCGGGATAGGCAAGCAGGCTGCGCTCGCCCTCCTTAGGGAAGGCTACTCGGTAGTGCTCGCGGGGCGGCGCCGCGAGAAGCTCGAGGCGACGGCAGCGGAAAATACGGTTGCCGGCTCGCGAGCCCTCATCGTGCCTGCCGACGTGGGCGATCCCGCTTCGGTTAAAGCCCTGTTCGCGAAAACCAAAGAAACCTTCGGACGCCTCGATTTGCTGTTCAACAACGCAGGCGTCGGCGCGCCCGGCATTCCGCTCGAAGACCTCACCTACGAGCAATGGAAGTCGGTAGTGGATATCAACCTGACCGGCGCCTTCCTTTGCACGCAGGAAGCGTTTCGAATCATGAAGAGCCAGGAGCCCCGCGGCGGACGAATCATCAACAACGGCTCCATTTCAGCCCACGCGCCGCGGCCTAATTCCGCACCTTACACCGCCACCAAACACGGGATGACGGGGCTGACCAAGACAACTTCGCTCGACGGCCGCAAATACGACATCGCCTGTGGTCAGATCGATATCGGCAACGCCGCGACCGAGATGACCGCGCGGATGAAACACGGCGTACCGCAGGCCAACGGAGCGCTCGAGATCGAGCCGACCTTCGATGCCGGGCAGGTCGCGCGCGCGGTGGTCTACATGGCGAGCCTGCCGCTCGACGCCAACGTGCTGTTCATGACTGTGATGGCGACCAAGATGCCCTTGGTCGGCCGCGGCTAG